A single region of the Musa acuminata AAA Group cultivar baxijiao chromosome BXJ1-11, Cavendish_Baxijiao_AAA, whole genome shotgun sequence genome encodes:
- the LOC135597659 gene encoding protein NRT1/ PTR FAMILY 4.6-like: MLPILASTILMNTCLAQLQTFSVQQGNIMDLHLGSFEVPAASIPVIPVVFMSILIPIYNFVFIPFARGITGHPSGITHLQRVGVGLVLSAVSMAIAAAVELKRRNAAVQDGKLISLFWLSFQYGIFGVADMFTLVGLLEFFYSEAPAGMRSLSTSLSFLSLSFGYFLSSIFVQAINGITGRLTQSRQGWLHGLDLNANRLELFYSFLAVLSCLNFGVYLMCAKWYKYRAEGSAAATAEGDKSTDAPAERSINGVVSPDKLI, from the coding sequence ATGCTCCCCATCCTGGCCAGCACCATACTCATGAACACCTGCCTCGCCCAGCTTCAGACCTTCTCGGTGCAACAGGGCAACATCATGGACCTCCACCTCGGCTCCTTCGAGGTCCCGGCCGCCTCCATCCCCGTCATCCCCGTCGTCTTCATGTCCATACTCATCCCCATCTACAACTTCGTCTTCATCCCCTTCGCACGCGGCATCACCGGCCACCCTTCCGGCATCACCCACCTCCAGCGCGTCGGCGTCGGCCTCGTCCTCTCTGCCGTCTCCATggccatcgccgccgccgtcgAGCTGAAGCGCCGCAACGCGGCCGTCCAAGACGGCAAGCTTATCAGCCTCTTCTGGCTGTCCTTCCAGTACGGCATATTCGGGGTGGCCGACATGTTCACGCTGGTTGGGCTACTGGAGTTCTTCTACAGCGAGGCGCCGGCCGGAATGCGCTCCCTCTCCACATCCCTCTCgtttctctccctctccttcggCTACTTCCTCAGCTCCATCTTCGTGCAAGCCATCAACGGCATCACAGGGAGGTTGACGCAAAGCCGGCAGGGATGGCTCCACGGGCTGGATCTGAACGCGAACCGCCTGGAACTGTTCTACTCTTTCCTCGCCGTATTGAGCTGCCTCAACTTTGGGGTCTATCTCATGTGTGCCAAATGGTACAAGTACAGGGCGGAAGGTTCAGCGGCGGCCACTGCGGAAGGCGATAAGAGTACTGATGCACCGGCCGAGCGCTCTATCAATGGCGTTGTGTCTCCGGATAAGTTAATCTGA
- the LOC135596492 gene encoding protein NRT1/ PTR FAMILY 4.2-like yields the protein MSLVGRRNHPGRFRGDDHIDPEPPQGQSMEVNEAGTHPHTSGKTRKGGFRAAMFVFAMSGVENVGFIANMVSLVLYFMYVMHFDLAGSSTTLTNFVGATFLLTIVGGFISDTYMTRLNTALLFGFFEIAGYILLAVQAYKSSLRPCSTCRLEGRNALLFHAILCLLAIGFGGTRGSFPALGADQFDKKNPKQKYQITTYFNFMLLSVTLGATVGVTVIVWVSTEKKQWSLAFLISMLLALLGFAFLAAGKPFYLVRVPGDSPLLKLIQVVVVAFKNRKLTVPQNSDDLYEINEKVDEHVEEKLPHSSQLR from the exons ATGTCCTTGGTGGGCAGGCGGAATCACCCTGGACGATTCAGGGGCGATGACCACATCGACCCTGAACCTCCTCAG GGTCAGAGCATGGAGGTCAACGAGGCCGGTACCCATCCCCACACATCTGGGAAGACAAGAAAAGGTGGATTCAGAGCCGCCATGTTCGTCTTCG CTATGTCGGGGGTGGAGAATGTTGGCTTCATAGCAAACATGGTGAGCTTGGTGTTGTACTTCATGTACGTAATGCACTTCGATCTGGCTGGCTCCTCGACCACTCTCACTAACTTCGTGGGTGCAACCTTCCTGCTCACCATCGTCGGAGGTTTCATCTCCGACACGTACATGACCAGGCTCAACACGGCTCTTCTCTTCGGGTTCTTCGAGATCGCG GGTTACATCCTTCTCGCCGTTCAAGCTTACAAGAGCAGCTTGCGTCCTTGCTCGACATGTCGCTTGGAGGGACGAAACGCGCTGCTTTTCCACGCGATCTTGTGTCTCTTGGCGATAGGCTTCGGAGGGACACGGGGGTCGTTCCCTGCGCTTGGAGCAGACCAGTTCGACAAGAAGAACCCCAAGCAGAAGTACCAAATCACCACCTACTTCAACTTTATGTTGCTCAGCGTCACTCTGGGCGCCACTGTGGGGGTGACGGTGATCGTCTGGGTGAGCACCGAGAAGAAACAGTGGTCATTGGCTTTCTTGATATCCATGTTGCTCGCCTTGCTTGGCTTCGCCTTCCTCGCTGCCGGGAAGCCTTTCTACCTCGTCCGCGTTCCAGGAGACAGCCCCCTCCTCAAGCTCATCCAG GTCGTAGTTGTTGCATTCAAGAATCGGAAGCTGACCGTGCCTCAGAATTCTGATGATCTGTATGAGATCAATGAGAAAGTGGATGAACATGTCGAAGAAAAGCTACCACATTCCAGCCAATTGAGGTGA